A genome region from Pygocentrus nattereri isolate fPygNat1 chromosome 6, fPygNat1.pri, whole genome shotgun sequence includes the following:
- the tnfaip6 gene encoding tumor necrosis factor-inducible gene 6 protein: MIAVHIIIVVFALGLILKETQAWGYKNGILHNSIWLEQAAGVYHRESRKGRYQLTYKEAKAVCAYEGGTLATYDQLEAARQIGFHVCAAGWFAKGRVGYPIVKAGANCGFGKVGIVNYGYRLNKSERWDVYCYNPNSKECGGVHTDQEKVLQSPGYPDEYPDEQICYWHIRLRYGQKIRLHFLDFDVEDDTDCLSDYLEIYDSYDDISGFAGRYCGDELPEEFISTGNVMTLKFRSDSSVSAGGFQLHYIAVDSSELSNNETST; this comes from the exons ATGATAGCAGTGCACATTATAATCGTTGTCTTTGCCTTGGGACTCATCCTGAAAGAGACTCAGGCTTGGGGGTACAAGAATGGGATACTTCACAACTCCATTTGGCTTG AACAAGCAGCTGGAGTTTACCACCGGGAATCTCGCAAAGGAAGATATCAGCTGACATATAAGGAGGCCAAGGCCGTCTGTGCATATGAGGGGGGAACACTGGCCACTTACGATCAGCTGGAGGCTGCCAGACAAATAG GCTTTCATGTGTGTGCAGCTGGATGGTTTGCTAAAGGCCGTGTGGGATATCCCATTGTCAAAGCTGGGGCCAACTGTGGCTTTGGCAAGGTTGGAATCGTCAATTATGGTTATCGGCTAAACAAAAGTGAGAGATGGGACGTGTACTGCTACAACCCTAACT CtaaagagtgtggtggtgtgcatACAGACCAGGAGAAGGTTTTACAGTCACCTGGTTATCCAGATGAGTACCCTGATGAGCAGATCTGCTACTGGCACATCCGTCTGCGCTACGGCCAAAAGATCCGATTGCATTTCCTCGACTTTGATGTAGAAGATGACACAGACTGTCTCAGTGATTATCTGGAAATCTACGACAGCTATGACGACATCTCAGGTTTTGCTGGAAG GTACTGTGGGGATGAACTGCCTGAAGAATTTATTAGTACAG GTAATGTCATGACACTCAAGTTCCGCTCGGATTCCTCGGTGTCTGCTGGAGGTTTCCAGCTACACTACATTGCTGTTGATTCATCTGAACTCTCCAACAACGAAACAAGCACTTGA